The Streptomonospora litoralis genome window below encodes:
- a CDS encoding TIGR03621 family F420-dependent LLM class oxidoreductase gives MANRALEFGVVMISSGCTPEQWKVKCRRAEDLGYDVIGVPDHLNLMSPFPSAVLAGAATTRARIATYVVNSNLYNRALLARDIATTDLLLDGRLELGLGTGYVEREFEAAGIPFGTPADRVAGLESAVTGLEELLGAEDSPLPVQRPRPPLVVGGHGKRVLRLAAHEAEVVSFTGAPFRPEFGRTGLVDAPALRERVGFVRRECAGRTAPPVFNVLSKQTVLTTDRRAAAAELGRYAPDLGVDQLLEVPTLFIGTARQIAEQLHRHSEDFGITYFTVMEPALEDFAKVIEQVR, from the coding sequence ATGGCCAATCGAGCACTTGAATTCGGCGTGGTGATGATCTCGTCCGGATGCACGCCGGAACAATGGAAGGTGAAATGCAGGCGAGCGGAGGATCTCGGCTACGACGTGATCGGCGTGCCGGATCACCTGAACCTCATGTCGCCGTTTCCGTCGGCCGTACTGGCGGGCGCGGCGACCACCCGCGCCCGTATCGCCACCTACGTCGTCAACAGCAATCTCTATAACCGCGCCCTGCTGGCCAGGGACATCGCGACGACGGATCTGCTGCTGGACGGCCGCCTGGAACTCGGGCTGGGCACGGGATATGTCGAGCGGGAATTCGAGGCGGCCGGTATCCCCTTCGGCACGCCGGCCGACCGGGTGGCGGGGCTCGAATCCGCGGTGACCGGGCTGGAGGAGCTGCTGGGAGCGGAGGACTCCCCCCTGCCCGTCCAGCGGCCGCGCCCGCCGCTGGTGGTCGGCGGCCACGGCAAGCGGGTCCTGCGGCTCGCGGCGCACGAAGCCGAGGTCGTCAGCTTCACCGGGGCGCCGTTCCGCCCGGAGTTCGGCCGGACCGGGCTGGTGGACGCGCCGGCACTGCGCGAGCGGGTCGGCTTCGTGCGCCGGGAATGCGCGGGGCGCACGGCTCCGCCCGTGTTCAACGTCCTCTCCAAGCAGACGGTGCTGACCACCGACCGCCGGGCGGCGGCGGCCGAACTCGGCCGCTACGCCCCCGACCTCGGTGTCGACCAGCTGCTGGAGGTCCCCACGCTGTTCATCGGCACCGCCCGCCAGATCGCCGAGCAGCTCCACCGGCACAGCGAGGACTTCGGCATCACCTACTTCACGGTGATGGAGCCGGCGCTGGA